A single window of Scomber scombrus chromosome 12, fScoSco1.1, whole genome shotgun sequence DNA harbors:
- the LOC133992278 gene encoding nuclear factor 7, ovary-like, which produces MGTVEETLKCPVCQDFFTHPVTLPCGHDFCHTCIQAVWDTDMSNDGPFFCPECQIFLPSNLTLEINTSLQTKVTDFTNRPSTSELQTTSLTMEIKPCSTIHCDHCIVTPSVAIKTCLTCDASLCQAHALLHQQRSALREHTLVEVTGDLLSLKCREHRDELKLFCMEERVPVCCLCVLVGMHKNHQAAQLHEACTDFKSLLETTMNRLLQRRGEAEHAIQDLESLYTQTVKSAADYKERISDKYSRIRVVLDGDERLMMQIIDAEETCMTEWLETQRGIMEARIKEIDSLRASSKSLLKETNYLRFLQQITAQNLCDPLDLAPIQEIDRDLCDPEKLRTIERLVDDLTVALSQHFPRMWSYLSSPALDSKTAHPKLEISQDSKQVYWRQQPVSEALSTQPYDSQYSVLGQESFTTGQHYWEVIVQEKPYWLIGVTTGPVDKKDSLSQKLPGLGVNKTSWCIYHGDGQYLACHDTQEKQLSVGMRVRKLGILANLQKGELSFYNADTMTLLHSFCVQCKEPLYPIFNPCIDVNGLNRQPLILFCIKDPWDWHLNTEGDKELP; this is translated from the exons ATGGGGACTGTTGAGGAAACTTTGAAGTGCCCCGTCTGCCAGGATTTCTTCACACATCCTGTGACACTCCCATGCGGACATGACTTCTGTCACACCTGCATCCAGGCTGTTTGGGACACAGACATGTCTAATGACGGTCCTTTCTTCTGTCCAGAGTGTCAGATCTTCCTCCCCTCCAACCTCACTCTGGAGATAAACACCAGCCTTCAAACCAAAGTAACGGACTTCACTAACAGACCATCAACATCAGAGCTACAGACAACAAGTTTAACCATGGAAATCAAACCATGTTCAACTATACACTGTGACCACTGCATAGTGACACCATCAGTGGCCATAAAGACCTGTCTGACCTGTGATGCCTCACTGTGCCAGGCACATGCCCTGCTGCACCAGCAGAGGTCGGCTCTGAGGGAGCACACATTGGTGGAGGTGACTGGAGATCTGCTGTCTCTGAAGTGCAGGGAGCACCGTGATGAGCTCAAGCTCTTCTGTATGGAGGAAAGGGTCCCtgtgtgctgtctgtgtgtcctgGTTGGCATGCACAAGAACCATCAAGCTGCCCAACTTCATGAAGCCTGCACAGACTTCAAG AGCTTGTTAGAGACCACTATGAACCGACTGCTGCAGAGGAGAGGTGAAGCAGAACATGCCATCCAGGACTTGGAGtcactgtacacacaaacagtg AAGTCTGCTGCAGATTACAAAGAGAGAATCTCAGACAAGTACAGCAGGATCCGTGTTGTGCTGGATGGCGATGAACGTCTGATGATGCAGATCATAGACGCAGAGGAGACATGCATGACGGAGTGGCTGGAAACCCAGAGGGGAATCATGGAAGCTCGGATTAAAGAGATAGACAGCCTCAGAGCCTCCAGTAAATCACTCCTCAAAGAAACAAATTATCTGCGATTCCTACAG CAAATCACAGCACAGAACCTTTG TGACCCTTTGGATTTAGCACCAATCCAGGAAATAGACAGAGATCTGTGCGACCCTGAGAAGCTGAGAACAATAGAGAGGCTGGTGGATGACCTCACAGTAGCTCTGTCCCAACACTTTCCACGAATGTGGTCAT ATCTAAGTTCTCCTGCGCTGGACTCCAAAACAGCCCATCCGAAACTGGAAATATCCCAGGATAGCAAACAAGTGTACTGGAGACAGCAGCCTGTCAGTGAGGCTCTGAGTACTCAGCCATATGACTCCCAGTACAGTGTCCTGGGTCAGGAGAGTTTCACTACTGGCCAGCACTACTGGGAGGTCATTGTGCAGGAGAAACCCTACTGGCTGATAGGTGTGACCACTGGGCCAGTCGATAAAAAAGACAGCCTAAGTCAGAAGCTCCCCGGCCTGGGTGTGAACAAGACATCCTGGTGCATCTATCATGGAGACGGACAGTACCTGGCATGCCATGACACACAGGAGAAACAGCTGTCAGTTGGGATGAGAGTCAGAAAGCTGGGCATACTGGCAAATCTCCAGAAGGGGGAGCTGTCATTCTACAATGCAGACACTATGACCCTGCTTCACTCTTTCTGTGTGCAGTGCAAAGAGCCTCTCTATCCCATATTTAACCCCTGCATTGACGTGAATGGACTGAACAGGCAGCCTCTCATCTTGTTTTGCATTAAGGACCCCTGGGATTGGCATTTAAACACAGAAGGAGATAAAGAGTTACCTTAG
- the LOC133992348 gene encoding hyaluronan-binding protein 2-like: MDLKLIFFCLFLAMLFIPAELKPKHGRKHHRHHDHERRGLWRYKHGRHEKRRESFKDIIEDYFFGITDGDDDDDDDDDVSEWLFKLQDPDGQCNPNPCENDGVCQERGWRRFKCDCPSPYKGRRCQRGPKVCKRGRCGRGECVLTSTPPFFDCKCKLPFQPPDCRTYTLCAPNPCRNGGICIRDGNEYDCQCPPGFRGRFCHVGPDDCYVDEGESYRGNVSETDEGNECLHWNSHFILEKGKDPFKSFVNPDGLGPHNFCRNPDGDLMPWCFFRRGRKLLWGFCDVDMCPEPTVEAPTGAVPTALQPQSPEEESTEVPEPTAAKPTKTIQVPTQPSVAATQAPLKPILPQQFSTCGKSQPKKPVTRIFGGLKVPPGAIPWQVSLQIRHKGSTQAYRHICGGTLIDSCWVLTAAHCIDKKKDMQVVMGGLSLDLDEPTMQTLQVEEAIAHENYRETAVSVHNDIGLLRLEGNDGVCANESQFVKRACLPDVQLPDGIECTISGWGATEQSDFGSSHLLEANVLLINQEKCSEPKVYGGALDGGMFCAGHLQGGVDSCQGDSGGPLTCERDTSRVIYGVVSWGDQCGKKNKPGVYTRVTHYLNWIKSKIRAPSS; encoded by the exons ATGGACCTAAAGCTCATCTTCTTTTGCCTCTTCTTAGCTATGCTCTTCATACCTGCAGAA ctAAAACCCAAACATGGCAGAAAACATCATAGGCACCATGATCATGAGCGAAGAGGACTTTGGAGATATAAACATGGCAGACATGAGAAAAGGAGAGAATCATTCAAGGACATTATTGAAG ACTACTTCTTTGGGATcactgatggtgatgatgatgatgatgatgacgacgatgTCTCAGAATGGCTTTTTAAACTTCAAGACCCTGACG GCCAATGCAACCCAAACCCTTGTGAAAACGATGGAGTGTGTCAGGAGAGAGGGTGGAGAAGGTTCAAATGTGACTGTCCTTCACCGTACAAGGGAAGGAGATGCCAAAGAG GTCCAAAAGTTTGTAAAAGGGGTAGATGTGGTAGGGGTGAGTGTGTGCTGACCTCGACCCCCCCGTTCTTTGACTGCAAATGCAAGCTGCCCTTCCAGCCTCCAGACTGCAGAACTT ATACACTGTGTGCGCCTAATCCATGTAGGAATGGTGGCATATGCATCAGAGATGGAAATGAATATGACTGCCAGTGCCCTCCAGGGTTCAGAGGACGTTTTTGCCACGTTG GCCCAGATGACTGCTATGTGGATGAAGGAGAGTCATATCGCGGCAATGTGAGTGAGACAGATGAAGGCAACGAATGCCTCCACTGGAACTCACATTTCATcctggagaaaggaaaggatcCTTTCAAGTCCTTCGTGAACCCTGATGGACTTGGCCCTCACAATTTCTGCAG AAACCCAGACGGAGACTTGATGCCCTGGTGTTTCTTCAGAAGAGGCCGTAAACTGCTGTGGGGCTTCTGTGACGTCGATATGTGTCCTGAACCAACAG TTGAGGCACCAACTGGAGCTGTGCCCACTGCCCTGCAGCCCCAATCCCCGGAAGAAGAATCTACAGAAGTCCCAGAGCCAACGGCTGCCAAACCTACCAAAACTATTCAGGTGCCCACACAACCTTCTGTTGCAGCTACTCAAGCTCCTCTCAAACCCATCCTGCCACAACAATTCTCCACCTGTGGGAAGTCTCAGCCAAAGAAGCCCGTTACCCGAATATTTGGGGGTTTGAAGGTTCCTCCTGGGGCCATACCCTGGCAGGTGTCATTGCAAATCAGACACAAGGGCTCCACCCAGGCTTACAGACACATCTGTGGAGGCACTCTCATTGACAGCTGCTGGGTGCTGACAGCCGCACACTGCAT tgacaaaaaaaaggacatgcAGGTGGTTATGGGGGGCCTGTCTCTCGATTTGGATGAACCAACAATGCAAACTTTACAAGTTGAAGAAGCTATCGCGCATGAGAACTACAGGGAGACTGCTGTATCTGTTCACAACGACATAG GCTTGTTGAGGCTGGAAGGTAATGACGGAGTCTGTGCCAATGAGAGCCAGTTTGTGAAGAGAGCCTGTCTACCTGATGTCCAACTGCCTGATGGGATAGAGTGTACCATTTCTGGATGGGGTGCCACTGAGCAAT CTGACTTTGGTTCCAGCCACCTGCTGGAGGCAAACGTACTACTGATCAACCAGGAGAAGTGCTCTGAACCCAAAGTTTATGGCGGAGCCCTGGATGGTGGTATGTTCTGTGCTGGCCACCTGCAAGGAGGTGTTGATTCCTGCCAG GGGGACTCTGGAGGACCACTGACTTGTGAGCGAGACACTAGTCGTGTTATTTATGGTGTGGTGAGCTGGGGCGACCAATGTGGAAAGAAGAACAAGCCAGGGGTCTACACACGGGTCACTCATTACCTGAACTGGATCAAGTCAAAGATTCGAGCACCATCTTCATAA
- the LOC133992279 gene encoding probable E3 ubiquitin-protein ligase TRIML1: protein MSRLTAYTFEETLEKNQECLKKQKEAVKYRLKKLAARQSEITKKSSVIRESIIRKYQEIQTVLDEDLRMTLSYLEMEERAAVSALDGLMEKNCSLIQEIEQDLARLTVAMDQADTQTDTMSFFSYSEHQDMEAVDKVIDLLNKTDPSRVNLDEAKAEQIISLTNNMLLLICSQTPLFKKLIKSYSSEVSLDPGTAHPKLIISPEGDSATYTDTWQELPDLPDRFDTTLNVISLQGFSFGRHYWEIDVTGKTYWELGVTYPTIPRKGTNEDCWLGRGDESWCVEFFDGEYTAWHGGVPHQLPFTKRFCRIGVLCSFPAGLVTFLEADNMTPLFSFCAGTFSDCLHLALCPGHDHNGTNAKPIVICNAPSHTSDL from the exons ATGTCAAGACTCACAGCTTACACATTTGAG GAGACGTTAGAAAAGAATCAGGAGTGTCTGAAGAAGCAAAAGGAAGCTGTGAAATACAGACTGAAGAAACTGGCAGCACGGCAATCAGAAATCACA AAAAAGTCCTCAGTGATAAGGGAGAGCATCATAAGGAAATATCAGGAGATCCAGACTGTCTTGGATGAAGACTTGAGGATGACTCTGTCCTACCTGGAGATGGAGGAGCGGGCTGCTGTCTCAGCCCTAGATGGGCTAATGGAGAAGAACTGTTCCCTCATCCAGGAGATAGAGCAGGACCTGGCCAGACTCACAGTGGCAATGGACCAGGCGGACACGCAGACAGATACAATG TCGTTCTTCTCATACTCTGAGCATCAAGACATGGAGGCCGTGGACAA AGTGATTGATCTGTTGAACAAGACGGACCCCAGCAGAGTGAATCTGGACGAGGCCAAAGCTGAACAGATCATCAGCCTTACTAACAACATGCTCTTGCTCATCTGCTCCCAGACCCCTCTATTTAAAAAACTCATCAAAAGCT ATTCCAGTGAAGTGAGTCTGGATCCAGGGACAGCCCACCCAAAGCTAATCATCTCCCCTGAAGGTGACAGTGCCACCTACACAGACACCTGGCAGGAGCTTCCTGACCTCCCTGATCGCTTTGACACCACCCTCAATGTCATTAGCCTGCAAGGCTTCAGCTTCGGTCGCCATTACTGGGAGATTGACGTAACTGGGAAGACATACTGGGAGCTTGGTGTCACCTATCCCACCATTCCCCGCAAGGGCACCAATGAGGACTGCTGGCTGGGCCGGGGGGATGAATCCTGGTGTGTGGAGTTCTTTGACGGGGAGTATACAGCCTGGCATGGAGGGGTGCCCCATCAGCTGCCTTTCACAAAACGCTTCTGTCGCATTGGGGTTTTGTGTAGTTTCCCTGCAGGATTGGTGACGTTTCTTGAAGCGGACAACATGACACCACTGTTTTCCTTCTGTGCTGGAACCTTCTCAGACTGCCTCCATCTGGCCCTGTGTCCTGGTCATGACCACAATGGCACCAACGCAAAGCCTATTGTCATCTGTAATGCCCCATCTCATACCAGTGATCTGTGA